One window of Streptococcus troglodytae genomic DNA carries:
- the nrdE gene encoding class 1b ribonucleoside-diphosphate reductase subunit alpha, with protein sequence MSLKNLGDISYFRLNNEINRPINGQIPLHKDKEALEAFFKENVKPNTKTFDSITDKIQFLVANDYIEAEFIAKYQSEFIEQLSQDLHAYDFQFKSFMAAYKFHQQYALKTNDGEEYLESIEDRVLFNALYFADGNENLAHDLAMEMIAQRYQPATPSFLNAGRSRRGELVSCFLIQVTDDMNSIGRSINSALQLSRIGGGVGISLSNLREAGAPIKGFAGAASGVVPVMKLFEDSFSYSNQLGQRQGAGVVYLDVFHPDIMAFLSTKKENADEKVRVKTLSLGITIPDKFYELARRNEDMYLFSPYSIEREYGVPYNYLDITEKYDELVANPKIIKTKIKARDLETEISKLQQESGYPYVVNIDTANRSNPIDGKIIMSNLCSEILQVQTPSQINDAQEFVKMGTDISCNLGSTNVVNMMTSPDFGRSIKAMTRALTFVTDSSHIDAVPSIKNGNKQAHTFGLGAMGLHSYLAQNHIEYGSPESIEFTDIYFMLMNYWTLVESNNIARERQETFVGFDKSKYADGTYFDKYVTGQFVPKSDKVKELFADHFIPQAADWKALRQAVMKDGLYHQNRLAVAPNGSISYINDVSASIHPITRRIEERQEKKIGKIYYPAAGLSTGTIPYYTSAYDMDMRKVIDVYAAATQHVDQGMSLTLFMRSDIPQGIYEWKTESKQTTRDLSILRNYAFNKGVKSIYYIRTFTDDGDEVGANECESCVI encoded by the coding sequence ATGAGTTTAAAAAATCTTGGCGATATCTCTTACTTTCGCTTAAACAATGAAATTAATCGTCCTATTAATGGACAAATTCCACTTCATAAGGATAAGGAAGCTTTGGAAGCTTTCTTTAAAGAAAATGTCAAGCCAAATACCAAGACATTTGACAGTATTACTGATAAAATTCAGTTTTTAGTGGCTAATGACTATATCGAAGCTGAATTTATTGCTAAATATCAGTCGGAATTTATTGAACAGCTGTCTCAGGATCTTCATGCTTATGATTTTCAGTTTAAATCATTTATGGCGGCTTACAAATTTCATCAACAATATGCTCTAAAAACCAATGATGGGGAAGAATACTTAGAAAGCATTGAAGATCGCGTACTTTTCAACGCCCTTTATTTTGCTGATGGCAATGAGAATTTAGCTCATGACTTAGCCATGGAAATGATTGCCCAGCGTTATCAGCCTGCCACACCTTCTTTTCTTAATGCTGGACGCAGCCGCCGCGGTGAATTGGTTTCTTGCTTCCTTATTCAAGTGACTGATGATATGAATTCAATCGGACGTTCGATCAACTCCGCTTTGCAATTGTCCCGTATTGGGGGAGGCGTTGGGATTTCCTTAAGTAACCTGCGTGAAGCTGGTGCTCCTATCAAGGGATTTGCCGGAGCTGCATCTGGTGTTGTTCCTGTTATGAAGCTGTTTGAAGATAGTTTTTCTTATTCTAACCAACTCGGACAGCGTCAAGGTGCCGGTGTTGTTTATTTAGATGTCTTCCATCCAGATATCATGGCCTTTCTTTCAACCAAGAAGGAAAATGCTGACGAAAAGGTTCGTGTTAAGACACTTTCTTTAGGTATTACCATTCCTGATAAGTTTTACGAATTAGCTCGCAGGAATGAAGACATGTACCTCTTTAGTCCCTATTCTATTGAACGTGAATATGGTGTTCCTTATAACTATCTTGATATTACTGAAAAATACGATGAATTAGTCGCCAACCCTAAGATTATCAAAACAAAGATTAAGGCTCGCGATTTGGAAACTGAAATTTCTAAATTACAGCAGGAATCTGGTTATCCTTACGTTGTCAATATTGATACAGCTAACCGCTCCAATCCAATTGATGGCAAAATTATCATGTCCAATCTCTGCTCGGAAATCCTTCAGGTTCAAACACCGAGTCAAATCAATGACGCGCAAGAATTTGTTAAAATGGGAACCGATATTTCCTGTAATCTTGGTTCCACAAATGTTGTCAATATGATGACCTCACCTGATTTTGGTCGTTCTATAAAAGCCATGACACGTGCTCTGACTTTCGTTACAGATTCATCACATATTGATGCTGTCCCTTCTATTAAAAACGGCAATAAGCAGGCACATACTTTTGGACTTGGTGCTATGGGACTGCATTCTTATTTGGCACAAAATCACATTGAATACGGCAGTCCTGAATCCATCGAGTTTACTGATATTTACTTTATGCTTATGAACTATTGGACTCTAGTAGAATCCAATAATATCGCTCGCGAGCGTCAAGAAACATTTGTTGGTTTCGATAAATCAAAATACGCTGATGGTACCTATTTTGATAAGTATGTGACGGGACAGTTTGTTCCAAAATCTGACAAAGTTAAAGAACTTTTTGCAGACCACTTTATTCCACAAGCTGCTGACTGGAAAGCCCTTCGTCAAGCTGTTATGAAAGATGGTCTCTACCACCAGAATCGTCTTGCCGTTGCTCCAAATGGTTCTATTTCTTACATTAATGATGTTTCTGCATCTATTCATCCTATTACCCGTCGAATTGAAGAGCGTCAAGAAAAGAAAATCGGAAAAATTTATTATCCAGCAGCTGGGTTGTCAACAGGTACCATTCCTTATTATACTTCTGCCTATGACATGGATATGCGTAAAGTGATTGACGTCTATGCCGCAGCTACACAACACGTTGACCAAGGCATGTCATTGACACTCTTTATGCGCAGTGATATTCCACAAGGCATTTATGAATGGAAAACAGAGAGCAAACAAACCACACGTGACTTGTCTATTCTGCGCAATTACGCCTTCAACAAGGGTGTCAAATCCATCTACTATATCCGCACCTTCACTGATGATGGTGATGAAGTTGGTGCTAATGAATGTGAAAGCTGTGTGATCTAG
- a CDS encoding nuclear transport factor 2 family protein — protein sequence MSLLDKNKETAIQFYKTAFEGNPRQAVKQYVGSEYRQHNPLVEDGTTGFIAYFENMATKYPDKSVNFVRSIAEGDLVALHTHQIWGEPDNKEYVTMDFFRFDDKGKIIEHWDSIQEVVTDTKSGRTMY from the coding sequence ATGTCACTATTAGACAAAAACAAAGAAACTGCAATACAATTTTACAAAACAGCCTTTGAAGGTAATCCACGACAAGCAGTAAAACAATATGTCGGTTCAGAATACCGTCAACATAATCCCTTAGTTGAAGATGGAACTACAGGATTCATTGCTTATTTCGAGAATATGGCTACAAAATATCCTGACAAATCTGTTAATTTTGTTCGCAGTATCGCTGAGGGGGATCTTGTAGCACTCCACACGCATCAAATTTGGGGCGAGCCAGACAACAAAGAATACGTCACAATGGATTTCTTTCGCTTTGATGATAAGGGAAAAATCATTGAACATTGGGATAGTATTCAAGAAGTAGTAACTGATACCAAATCAGGGCGTACGATGTACTAA
- the nrdF gene encoding class 1b ribonucleoside-diphosphate reductase subunit beta, whose amino-acid sequence MTTYYEAINWNEIEDVIDKSTWEKLTEQFWLDTRIPLSNDLDDWRKLSAAEKDLVGKVFGGLTLLDTMQSQSGVEAIRGDVRTPHEEAVLNNIQFMESVHAKSYSSIFSTLNTKSEIEEIFEWTNNNEYLQKKAKIINEIYENGNALQKKVASTFLETFLFYSGFFTPLYYLGNNKLANVAEIIKLIIRDESVHGTYIGYKFQLGFNELSEEEQSEFRDWMYDLLYQLYENEELYTQTLYDPVGWTEEVMTFLRYNANKALMNLGQDPLFPDTANDVNPIVMNGISTGTSNHDFFSQVGNGYLLGSVEAMHDDDYLMGK is encoded by the coding sequence ATGACAACTTACTATGAAGCAATCAACTGGAACGAAATCGAAGATGTCATTGACAAGTCGACTTGGGAAAAATTAACCGAGCAATTTTGGCTGGATACCCGTATTCCTCTGTCAAATGACTTGGATGACTGGCGTAAATTATCTGCCGCAGAAAAAGACCTCGTTGGTAAAGTTTTTGGCGGCCTAACATTATTAGACACCATGCAATCCCAATCAGGTGTGGAAGCTATTCGCGGCGATGTTCGCACACCACACGAAGAAGCTGTGTTGAACAATATCCAATTTATGGAATCTGTTCATGCTAAATCTTATTCTTCTATCTTTTCAACCCTTAATACCAAATCAGAAATTGAAGAAATTTTTGAATGGACTAATAATAATGAATATCTGCAAAAAAAGGCTAAGATTATTAATGAGATCTATGAAAATGGAAATGCTCTCCAAAAGAAAGTCGCTTCCACTTTCCTCGAAACTTTTCTTTTCTACTCAGGTTTCTTTACACCACTCTACTACCTTGGTAACAATAAACTAGCCAATGTGGCTGAAATCATTAAGCTTATTATTCGTGATGAGTCTGTTCATGGTACCTACATTGGCTACAAATTCCAGCTTGGCTTTAATGAATTGTCTGAAGAAGAACAAAGCGAATTTCGTGATTGGATGTATGATTTACTCTACCAACTCTATGAGAATGAGGAACTTTATACCCAAACACTCTATGATCCAGTCGGCTGGACTGAGGAAGTCATGACCTTCCTGCGTTATAATGCCAATAAAGCACTCATGAATTTGGGACAGGATCCTCTTTTTCCAGATACCGCCAATGATGTCAATCCAATTGTCATGAATGGTATCTCGACGGGAACATCAAACCACGATTTCTTCTCACAAGTCGGTAATGGTTACCTGCTTGGTTCTGTTGAAGCCATGCATGATGACGATTATCTCATGGGAAAATAA
- a CDS encoding acetylornithine transaminase: protein MSNLFQNYKRADLEFAKAESNYLFDTQGKKYLDFSTGIGVTNLGFHPQVQAALQKQAEQIWHTPNLYENSLQEEVAAKLMANKDYLAFFCNSGAEANEAAIKLARKATDKQEIITFQNSFHGRTFGSMSATGQDKIKVGFGDAVPHFHYAVFNDLNSVKALVTENTAAVMLELVQGESGVLPAEHNFVTALADYCQKNGLLLIIDEVQTGMGRTGKLYAFQHYGIEPDIFTLAKGLANGVPVGAMLAKEQFGSAFGPGSHGSTFGGNKLAMAASSTVLDIMTKAGFLEQVRENAHYLQEQLTAALQAADKVIQVRGLGYMIGIETTADLCQLVEAARDRGLIVLTAGTNVIRLLPPLTLTKDEINQGIMILQEVFEQHNC from the coding sequence ATGAGTAACTTATTTCAAAATTATAAAAGAGCAGATCTTGAGTTTGCCAAAGCAGAAAGTAATTATCTCTTTGATACACAAGGAAAAAAATACCTCGATTTTTCAACAGGCATCGGTGTGACCAATCTTGGTTTTCATCCGCAAGTTCAAGCTGCTTTGCAAAAACAGGCTGAGCAAATCTGGCACACGCCCAATCTTTATGAAAATAGTTTGCAAGAAGAAGTAGCTGCTAAGTTGATGGCTAATAAGGATTACTTAGCTTTCTTTTGCAATAGCGGTGCAGAAGCCAATGAAGCGGCTATCAAACTTGCCCGTAAGGCAACAGACAAGCAAGAGATTATTACTTTTCAGAATTCCTTCCATGGCAGGACCTTTGGCTCCATGTCAGCGACAGGACAGGATAAAATCAAAGTCGGTTTTGGTGATGCTGTCCCGCATTTTCACTATGCCGTTTTCAATGACTTGAACAGTGTGAAAGCTTTGGTGACAGAAAACACAGCTGCTGTTATGCTGGAACTCGTTCAAGGAGAGTCTGGTGTACTGCCTGCTGAGCATAACTTCGTAACAGCATTAGCTGATTACTGTCAGAAGAATGGTCTGCTGCTTATCATAGATGAGGTGCAAACAGGTATGGGACGGACTGGCAAGCTCTATGCTTTCCAGCACTATGGTATTGAGCCAGATATTTTTACGCTGGCAAAAGGTTTAGCCAATGGTGTCCCTGTCGGTGCCATGTTGGCAAAAGAGCAGTTTGGCAGTGCCTTTGGTCCCGGTTCGCACGGTTCAACCTTTGGCGGCAATAAATTAGCCATGGCAGCCAGTTCAACCGTTCTTGATATTATGACTAAGGCAGGTTTTTTAGAACAGGTTCGGGAGAATGCTCATTATTTACAAGAGCAGCTCACAGCTGCCTTGCAGGCTGCTGATAAAGTCATTCAAGTGCGCGGACTGGGTTATATGATAGGCATTGAAACGACGGCTGACCTCTGTCAGCTGGTTGAGGCTGCTCGCGACCGAGGTTTGATCGTCCTGACAGCAGGAACCAATGTTATCAGGCTCTTACCGCCGCTGACTCTGACCAAGGATGAGATCAATCAAGGCATAATGATTTTACAGGAGGTGTTTGAACAGCATAATTGCTAA
- the argB gene encoding acetylglutamate kinase: MKDIIVIKIGGVASQQLSGDFLSQIKDWQDAGKQLVIVHGGGFAINKLMEENQVAVKKINSLRVTSKDDMVLVSHALLDLVGKNLQEKLRQAGISCQQLKSDIKHVVAADYLDKDTYGYVGDVTHINKRVIEGFLENEQIPILASLGYSKEGDMLNINADYLATAVAVALAADKLILMTDVKGVLENEAVLEKITSHQVQEKIDAAVITGGMIPKIESAAKTVAAGVGQVLIGDNLLTGTFITAD; encoded by the coding sequence ATGAAAGATATTATTGTTATTAAAATTGGCGGAGTAGCCAGTCAACAGCTGAGTGGGGATTTTCTCAGTCAGATCAAGGACTGGCAGGATGCTGGCAAACAGCTTGTTATCGTCCATGGCGGTGGCTTTGCTATTAATAAACTAATGGAAGAAAATCAGGTTGCAGTCAAAAAAATCAATAGCTTGCGTGTCACCAGTAAAGACGACATGGTTTTGGTAAGTCATGCTCTTCTTGATTTGGTTGGAAAAAATTTACAGGAAAAATTAAGGCAGGCAGGTATCAGTTGTCAGCAGCTAAAATCGGACATCAAGCATGTGGTGGCTGCTGATTATCTAGATAAAGATACCTATGGCTATGTTGGCGATGTGACGCATATTAATAAAAGGGTCATTGAGGGTTTCCTTGAGAACGAGCAGATTCCTATCCTTGCTTCTTTAGGCTATTCCAAAGAAGGGGATATGCTCAATATCAATGCTGATTATCTAGCGACAGCAGTAGCGGTAGCACTTGCAGCTGACAAGCTGATTTTGATGACCGATGTTAAAGGTGTTTTAGAAAATGAGGCTGTGCTGGAAAAGATAACAAGTCATCAAGTCCAAGAAAAGATTGATGCAGCTGTTATTACTGGTGGTATGATTCCTAAAATTGAGAGCGCTGCTAAAACAGTAGCCGCAGGCGTCGGGCAGGTTTTAATTGGGGATAATTTGTTGACAGGAACGTTTATCACAGCAGATTAA
- the argJ gene encoding bifunctional glutamate N-acetyltransferase/amino-acid acetyltransferase ArgJ, with protein MKIIDGNIASPLGFSADGLHAGFKKRKKDFGWIVSEVPASVAGVYTTNKVIAAPLIVTRESVTKAQKMQALVVNSGVANSCTGLQGMEDAYTMQKWTATKLKIAPELVGVASTGVIGDLMPMDTLQKGLSKLVVNGNSDDFAQAILTTDTKVKTVAVTEQFGRDEVTMAGVAKGSGMIHPNMATMLAFITCDAVISSETLQLALSQNVETTFNQITVDGDTSTNDMVLVLSNGCTLNQEILPNTPEFDKFSAMLHFVMQELAKKIAKDGEGATKLIEVEVINAPNSLDARMMAKSVVGSSLVKTAIFGEDPNWGRILAAVGYAGVNVPVDNIDIYLADIPVMLASSPVGFDEEDMQDVMQADAITIVVDLHAGDSVGRAWGCDLSYDYVKINALYRT; from the coding sequence ATGAAAATAATTGATGGGAATATTGCTAGCCCCTTGGGTTTCTCAGCAGATGGCTTACATGCTGGTTTTAAAAAGAGAAAAAAAGATTTTGGCTGGATTGTGTCAGAAGTACCAGCAAGTGTGGCAGGTGTTTATACAACCAATAAAGTCATTGCCGCACCGCTGATTGTTACCAGAGAGTCTGTGACAAAGGCTCAAAAAATGCAAGCTCTTGTTGTTAACTCAGGCGTTGCTAATTCATGTACAGGTCTTCAAGGAATGGAAGATGCTTATACCATGCAAAAATGGACAGCGACGAAACTAAAGATTGCTCCTGAATTGGTTGGTGTTGCTTCAACAGGCGTCATCGGTGACTTGATGCCCATGGATACTTTGCAAAAAGGCCTTTCTAAATTAGTGGTTAATGGGAATTCAGATGATTTTGCGCAAGCTATCTTGACGACAGACACAAAAGTTAAGACAGTGGCTGTAACAGAGCAATTTGGTCGTGATGAGGTTACTATGGCAGGTGTCGCCAAGGGTTCGGGTATGATTCACCCTAATATGGCAACCATGCTAGCCTTTATTACTTGTGATGCTGTCATTTCAAGCGAAACGCTGCAGCTGGCTCTTAGTCAAAATGTTGAAACGACGTTTAATCAAATTACAGTAGATGGTGACACTTCAACTAATGACATGGTCCTTGTCCTCTCTAATGGCTGTACCTTAAATCAGGAAATACTGCCAAATACACCGGAGTTTGATAAGTTTTCAGCTATGCTTCATTTTGTCATGCAAGAATTGGCTAAGAAAATTGCCAAGGACGGTGAAGGTGCTACTAAACTCATTGAGGTTGAAGTGATTAATGCTCCTAATAGTTTAGATGCTCGTATGATGGCTAAAAGTGTTGTTGGTTCTAGCCTTGTTAAAACAGCAATTTTTGGTGAAGATCCTAATTGGGGCCGTATTTTGGCGGCGGTTGGCTATGCTGGTGTCAATGTTCCTGTGGATAATATTGATATTTATCTGGCAGACATTCCAGTCATGCTAGCTTCTAGTCCTGTTGGTTTTGATGAGGAAGACATGCAGGATGTCATGCAGGCAGATGCCATTACGATTGTTGTGGATTTGCATGCAGGGGACAGTGTTGGTAGGGCTTGGGGTTGTGATTTGTCCTATGATTATGTCAAAATCAATGCTCTCTATCGGACCTAG
- the argC gene encoding N-acetyl-gamma-glutamyl-phosphate reductase, protein MKASIVGITGYSGLELVRILTGHQKVELVSVHATKGLGTKLSDIYSYLKGVCDLEIQSFDSQKIMATADLVFFATPSGVAKDLAKDFIAADFPVIDISGDHRLPAAIYEKWYKKAAAEQASLDKFTYALAELTDVKGKKFIANPGCYATATELALLPLVQAEVIDVNNIIVDAKSGLTGAGKALSESSHFVNVHDNYVTYKLNCHQHIPEIVQELKRFDKNLEHIQFSSSLLPVNRGIMATCYVTLKRPLSNEAISKIYQDLYADKPFVRLQQNLPELHNVIGSNFCDIGFAYNPVTNVLTVISVIDNLVKGAAGQAVQNLNLMMGWDETEGFPMTPSYL, encoded by the coding sequence ATGAAAGCGTCAATTGTAGGAATTACTGGATATAGTGGGTTAGAATTAGTCCGAATTTTGACTGGTCATCAGAAAGTTGAGCTTGTATCTGTCCATGCTACTAAGGGATTGGGAACGAAATTATCTGATATTTATTCATATTTAAAAGGAGTTTGTGATTTAGAAATTCAATCTTTTGATAGTCAAAAAATAATGGCGACAGCTGATTTGGTCTTTTTTGCAACCCCCAGTGGTGTTGCTAAAGATTTAGCTAAAGACTTCATTGCAGCAGATTTTCCAGTCATTGATATTTCTGGAGATCATCGTCTGCCTGCTGCTATTTATGAAAAATGGTATAAGAAAGCAGCAGCTGAGCAAGCCTCTTTGGATAAATTCACATACGCTCTGGCCGAATTGACAGATGTTAAAGGAAAGAAATTCATTGCTAATCCGGGCTGTTATGCGACAGCAACTGAATTAGCCTTGCTTCCTTTGGTGCAGGCCGAGGTTATTGATGTAAATAATATCATCGTGGATGCTAAGTCAGGGCTAACAGGAGCAGGCAAGGCCTTGTCAGAGTCCAGTCATTTTGTCAATGTCCATGATAATTACGTTACTTACAAGTTAAACTGCCATCAACATATCCCTGAAATTGTCCAAGAGTTGAAACGATTTGATAAGAACTTGGAACATATCCAATTTTCAAGCTCGCTTTTGCCTGTTAATCGCGGTATTATGGCAACCTGTTATGTGACTTTAAAGCGGCCTTTGAGCAATGAAGCCATTAGTAAAATTTATCAGGATCTTTATGCAGATAAGCCTTTTGTCCGCTTGCAGCAGAACTTGCCAGAATTGCATAATGTCATTGGTTCAAATTTTTGTGATATTGGTTTTGCTTATAATCCAGTAACCAATGTTCTAACAGTCATTTCAGTTATTGATAATCTGGTTAAAGGAGCAGCTGGTCAGGCTGTCCAAAATCTCAATTTGATGATGGGATGGGATGAGACAGAGGGCTTCCCGATGACACCTAGTTATTTATAA
- a CDS encoding CPBP family intramembrane glutamic endopeptidase, giving the protein MKIVLNSIKVIGLIVLSLVCNIIPMYLLQYQNKLSLPAKWGLGLAYIVLIILVIYFLWQAHKKHESAEVGEQKMTAKDICIALLFFLVARVVAITGTLINQILSGQSTTTNDAALQSLTAFFKNGFLLYALLYVILVGIVGPIIEELVYRAFPSHLWFNHSHKVLAGIITTFLFAFPHATTLFEFVLYACIGAILYLAYQRRGNIKDSMLVHILNNLPMALYFLFIALK; this is encoded by the coding sequence ATGAAAATTGTTTTAAATAGTATTAAAGTTATTGGATTGATTGTATTATCACTTGTTTGTAATATTATTCCTATGTATCTCTTGCAGTATCAAAACAAACTATCTTTGCCTGCTAAGTGGGGGTTAGGCTTAGCTTATATTGTTTTAATTATTTTGGTCATTTACTTCTTGTGGCAGGCTCACAAAAAGCATGAGTCAGCAGAAGTGGGAGAACAGAAAATGACAGCGAAAGACATTTGTATTGCTCTGCTATTTTTCTTAGTTGCTAGAGTAGTTGCCATTACAGGAACTTTAATCAATCAAATACTGTCTGGACAAAGTACGACAACCAATGATGCAGCTTTGCAAAGTTTAACGGCTTTCTTCAAAAACGGTTTCTTACTCTATGCACTTTTGTATGTGATTTTAGTTGGCATAGTTGGACCTATTATTGAAGAACTTGTTTATCGTGCTTTTCCTAGTCATCTTTGGTTTAATCATAGCCATAAGGTTTTAGCAGGTATCATCACAACATTTCTTTTTGCCTTTCCGCACGCAACAACACTTTTTGAATTTGTCCTTTATGCCTGTATCGGAGCTATCTTATATTTAGCCTATCAGCGTCGGGGCAACATTAAAGATTCCATGCTTGTTCATATTTTAAATAATTTGCCTATGGCGCTTTATTTCCTGTTCATAGCTTTGAAATGA
- a CDS encoding DUF3169 family protein — translation MRFFKQLFIGGIIGAAIGGATGFGIAYFNIDKNGLPFTQASVISVFVIALRTLYLISLLVSVVYIVNVLRDFKQYQTMDDNDSEELYRAMNRKHSCATVFNGVATVTAMVSLILSEKATLFCTKFIKCFY, via the coding sequence ATGAGATTTTTCAAACAGCTGTTTATTGGAGGAATTATAGGAGCTGCTATTGGAGGCGCCACTGGCTTTGGGATAGCGTATTTTAACATTGATAAAAATGGCTTGCCCTTTACGCAGGCGTCTGTCATTTCTGTTTTTGTGATTGCTTTGCGAACCTTGTATTTGATTTCCTTGCTTGTATCGGTGGTTTATATCGTTAATGTCTTAAGAGATTTCAAGCAATATCAAACAATGGACGATAATGACTCAGAGGAACTTTATCGAGCTATGAATCGCAAACATTCTTGTGCGACAGTGTTTAACGGTGTGGCGACAGTGACTGCTATGGTTAGTCTCATTTTATCTGAAAAGGCAACACTTTTCTGTACAAAATTTATAAAGTGTTTTTATTAA
- a CDS encoding helix-turn-helix transcriptional regulator — MIKLKNRLKELRARDGINQTQLAKLAGISRQTVSLIERNEYTPSIVIAFKIAKIFGEPVENVFSLVEEEK, encoded by the coding sequence ATGATTAAACTTAAAAATCGACTTAAAGAACTACGTGCTAGAGATGGCATCAATCAGACCCAACTTGCTAAATTAGCAGGCATTTCCCGACAGACAGTCAGTCTGATTGAGCGCAATGAATACACACCTTCTATTGTCATTGCTTTTAAGATTGCCAAAATTTTTGGTGAACCTGTGGAAAATGTCTTTAGTCTAGTGGAGGAAGAGAAATGA
- a CDS encoding sensor histidine kinase, whose translation MELKKSNRSLKMIFTQYFATVSLAFIALLCLVWLAFVISLKTNLVIPANQTEQKLQRLEDKIEKADTFQANRLPKDTTYLLITKDGKIKESNMSKKLQKQALASYSGKAVNSADYGYFMVFKRQKEVCIVNYRLEAHYSVAWMNKYLPNVTMLLLILTGLGVLFVFTLVTILFARRLQRQLSPIIAATQKIAKQDLDFTVQSSDIKEFNQVLNSLDTMRAALRESLMYSWQVEQEKQNQIAALTHDIKTPLTVIKGNTELLKQTELSETQEAFVGYSLKNIGQVETYLQQLSYLAKNNQLQDFHPEKIIVAAFLEELSQNSQSLAATKGIKVQFSTDLSDAQLTAYWDKRLLARALMNIISNAVEHSPQDSQLQLVCHLEKELFHFTCLDSGQGFSREALDKAKMQFFQDDTSRHDHKHSGLGLTIADNIIRLHGGSLSLSNDAKTASGRVDVALPLAKM comes from the coding sequence ATGGAATTAAAAAAATCAAATCGTTCTTTGAAAATGATTTTTACCCAGTATTTTGCGACAGTTAGTTTGGCATTCATTGCTTTACTATGCCTAGTTTGGCTTGCTTTTGTCATTAGTCTCAAGACTAACCTTGTCATTCCTGCCAACCAAACTGAGCAAAAACTACAACGCTTAGAAGATAAAATTGAAAAAGCTGATACTTTTCAAGCCAATCGTTTGCCCAAAGACACAACTTATCTTTTAATAACCAAAGATGGCAAAATCAAAGAAAGCAACATGTCTAAGAAGCTGCAGAAGCAAGCTTTAGCTAGCTATTCTGGGAAAGCGGTCAACTCTGCAGACTACGGTTATTTCATGGTTTTTAAACGTCAGAAGGAGGTCTGCATTGTCAATTATCGACTGGAAGCACATTATTCAGTTGCCTGGATGAATAAGTATCTTCCTAATGTGACGATGCTCTTGCTTATTTTGACAGGGCTTGGGGTATTGTTTGTGTTTACTTTGGTGACAATACTCTTTGCCCGCAGGCTGCAGCGACAATTGTCCCCGATTATTGCTGCTACGCAGAAAATAGCCAAGCAAGATTTGGATTTCACAGTACAATCATCTGATATTAAGGAATTTAATCAAGTTTTAAATAGCTTGGATACCATGCGAGCAGCCTTGAGAGAGTCCTTGATGTACAGCTGGCAAGTGGAGCAAGAGAAGCAAAATCAAATAGCTGCCTTAACACATGATATTAAAACGCCGCTGACAGTCATTAAAGGGAATACGGAACTGCTCAAGCAAACGGAGCTATCAGAGACTCAAGAGGCATTTGTTGGTTACAGTTTAAAAAATATTGGGCAGGTAGAGACCTATCTTCAGCAATTGTCCTATCTAGCTAAAAACAACCAATTACAAGATTTTCACCCTGAAAAGATAATAGTCGCAGCCTTTTTAGAAGAATTATCCCAAAACAGCCAATCCCTTGCTGCAACAAAAGGCATAAAGGTTCAGTTTTCCACTGATTTGTCCGATGCTCAGCTCACTGCTTATTGGGATAAAAGATTGTTGGCGCGTGCACTGATGAATATTATTTCCAATGCAGTGGAGCATAGTCCCCAAGACAGTCAGCTGCAATTAGTCTGTCATCTGGAAAAGGAGCTGTTTCACTTTACTTGTCTAGATAGCGGTCAAGGCTTTTCAAGAGAGGCCTTAGACAAAGCAAAGATGCAATTTTTCCAAGATGATACCAGCCGTCATGATCACAAGCATAGCGGTCTTGGTTTAACCATTGCAGATAACATCATTCGTTTGCATGGAGGAAGCTTGAGCTTATCCAATGATGCTAAAACAGCCAGCGGCAGAGTTGATGTCGCCTTACCACTGGCTAAAATGTAA